One window of the Salvia miltiorrhiza cultivar Shanhuang (shh) chromosome 6, IMPLAD_Smil_shh, whole genome shotgun sequence genome contains the following:
- the LOC130990641 gene encoding protein FAR1-RELATED SEQUENCE 5-like, translated as MPICDDAVKPYVGQVFKCEADAFKFYRTYGYESGFDVRKGGAKKGKYDQVIYRYFYCQREGINPTKRVETSKTQRKIVKRRRKPSTRNDCKARMTVRNQNGTEYVVTSLLEAHNHKLIAPECRHFMKYNRNVNAAHHMVMVKCAKVNIGPMRAFRVFKELVGSYEDVGCTSNDFKNLSYEMSCYPDGSDAQLLLDRFKTQRDLDDGFKCEYLLDDCQKVKSIFWCDSIGLKNYRIFGDAVSFDATYSTNRYSMIFAPFTGKDNHGGCVTFAAGLLNREDVSSYSWILYVAHHDEGGTKTTHIFEREC; from the exons ATGCCAATTTGTGATGATGCTGTCAAGCCATATGTAGGTCAAGTGTTCAAATGTGAAGCAGATGCTTTTAAGTTTTATAGGACTTACGGATATGAATCTGGTTTCGATGTTCGCAAAGGCGGTGCAAAAAAGGGAAAATATGATCAGGTGATTTATCGATACTTCTACTGTCAAAGGGAAGGAATCAATCCTACTAAGCGTGTGGAGACATCTAAAACGCAGCGAAAGATTGTGAAGAGGCGTAGAAAGCCGTCCACCAGGAACGATTGCAAAGCACGCATGACTGTGCGAAATCAGAATGGGACAGAGTATGTCGTTACCAGCCTCTTAGAAGCTCATAACCACAAATTAATAGCTCCCGAATGCCGCCATTTCATGAAATATAATCGCAATGTCAATGCCGCACATCACATGGTCATGGTGAAATGCGCTAAGGTAAATATTGGGCCAATGAGAGCATTCAGAGTTTTTAAGGAGTTAGTTGGTAGCTACGAAGATGTTGGGTGTACGAGCAACGACTTCAAAAACTTGTCATATGAGATGAGTTGTTACCCCGATGGGTCAGATGCTCAATTGTTGTTGGACAGGTTTAAAACCCAACGCGATCTTGACGATGGTTTCAAGTGTGAATATTTGCTTGACGATTGCCAGAAAGTTAAGAGTATATTCTGGTGCGATTCTATTGGCTTAAAGAATTATAGAATTTTTGGTGACGCCGTGTCATTTGATGCAACGTACTCCACCAACAG GTACAGCATGATTTTTGCACCCTTTACTGGGAAGGATAATCACGGTGGATGCGTGACTTTCGCAGCTGGCTTACTGAATAGGGAGGACGTCAGCTCCTACTCGTGG ATTCTGTATGTGGCACATCATGATGAAGGTGGCACAAAAACTACCCATATCTTTGAGAGAGAATGCTGA